A stretch of the Gossypium hirsutum isolate 1008001.06 chromosome D07, Gossypium_hirsutum_v2.1, whole genome shotgun sequence genome encodes the following:
- the LOC107955000 gene encoding transmembrane 9 superfamily member 12 — translation MAFSERKMPGICSVFLLVVLFAHSCHGFYLPGSYMHTYSTSDTIVAKVNSLTSIETELPFSYYSLPYCKPLGGIKKSAENLGELLMGDQIDNSPYRFKMNVNESLYVCTTSPLNEHEVKLLKQRTRDLYQVNMILDNLPVMRIAKQNGVSIQWTGFPVGFTPPNSNDDYIINHLKFKVLVHEYEGSGVQIIGTGEEGMGVISEADKKKASGYEIVGFEVTPCSVKYDPEVMTKLHMYDSISPVNCPLELDKSQIIRERERISFTYEVEFVKSDIRWPSRWDAYLKMEGARVHWFSILNSLMVITFLAGIVFVIFLRTVRRDLTRYEELDKEAQAQMNEELSGWKLVVGDVFREPDCAKLLCVMIGDGVQITGMAAVTIVFAAFGFMSPASRGMLLTGMIILYLFLGIAAGYAAVRLWRTLKGTSEGWRSVSWSVACFFPGIVFVILTVLNFILWGSKSTGAIPISLYFVLLSLWFCISVPLTLVGGFLGTRAEAIQYPVRTNQIPREIPARKYPSWLLVLGAGTLPFGTLFIELFFILSSIWLGRFYYVFGFLLIVLLLLIIVCAEVSVVLTYMHLCVEDWRWWWKAFFASGSVALYVFLYSINYLVFDLQSLSGPVSAILYLGYSMIMAIAIMLSTGTIGFITSFYFVHHLFSSVKID, via the coding sequence ATGGCTTTCTCGGAAAGGAAGATGCCCGGAATCTGCTCGGTTTTTCTGTTAGTGGTTCTATTTGCCCATTCTTGTCATGGGTTTTATCTGCCTGGAAGTTACATGCACACATATTCGACTTCGGATACCATAGTTGCCAAAGTTAATTCATTGACTTCCATTGAAACCGAGCTTCCCTTTAGTTATTACAGTCTCCCTTATTGCAAACCTCTCGGTGGAATAAAGAAAAGTGCCGAGAATCTAGGTGAGCTTCTCATGGGAGATCAGATTGATAACTCCCCGTATCGGTTTAAAATGAATGTGAACGAGTCTCTCTATGTTTGTACTACCAGCCCCTTGAATGAGCATGAAGTTAAGCTTTTGAAACAGAGGACTCGTGATTTATATCAAGTGAATATGATTCTAGACAATTTGCCGGTTATGAGGATTGCAAAACAAAATGGGGTTAGTATTCAGTGGACTGGATTCCCAGTTGGGTTTACTCCACCAAATAGTAATGATGATTACATTATCAATCATCTCAAGTTCAAGGTCTTGGTTCATGAGTATGAGGGAAGTGGGGTGCAGATAATTGGAACTGGGGAAGAAGGGATGGGTGTCATCTCCGAAGCTGATAAGAAGAAGGCATCTGGTTATGAGATTGTTGGTTTTGAAGTGACTCCATGCAGTGTTAAGTACGATCCAGAAGTCATGACTAAGCTTCACATGTATGATAGTATCTCTCCTGTGAACTGCCCCTTGGAGCTAGACAAGTCACAGATAATAAGGGAACGAGAAAGGATCTCTTTTACTTATGAGGTTGAATTTGTTAAAAGTGATATTAGATGGCCGTCTCGGTGGGATGCTTATTTGAAGATGGAAGGAGCACGTGTGCACTGGTTTTCAATTCTAAATTCATTGATGGTGATCACTTTCTTAGCTGGTATTGTGTTTGTCATATTCTTAAGGACTGTGAGGAGGGATTTGACAAGGTATGAGGAATTGGACAAAGAAGCTCAAGCACAAATGAATGAGGAGCTTTCTGGATGGAAGCTTGTTGTTGGTGATGTTTTTAGGGAACCAGATTGCGCGAAGCTTCTCTGTGTGATGATTGGAGATGGAGTTCAGATTACAGGAATGGCAGCAGTCACTATAGTTTTTGCTGCTTTTGGTTTCATGTCACCTGCCTCACGAGGAATGCTACTGACAGGGATGATTATTCTTTATCTTTTCTTGGGTATTGCTGCTGGGTATGCTGCTGTACGACTCTGGAGAACTCTCAAGGGAACTTCAGAAGGATGGAGGTCCGTTTCCTGGTCGGTTGCATGCTTCTTTCCTGGAATTGTGTTTGTTATCCTCACAGTATTGAATTTTATTCTGTGGGGCAGCAAAAGCACTGGTGCAATTCCCATTTCTCTGTATTTTGTACTCTTGTCTCTCTGGTTCTGCATTTCTGTGCCTCTCACTCTCGTGGGAGGATTCTTAGGGACCAGAGCTGAAGCTATACAATATCCTGTACGAACCAACCAGATTCCAAGGGAGATTCCTGCTCGCAAATATCCATCTTGGCTTCTTGTTCTTGGTGCAGGGACCCTTCCATTTGGAACCCTGTTCATTGAACTCTTCTTCATCCTTTCTAGCATCTGGCTTGGCAGGTTCTATTATGTATTTGGCTTCTTGCTTATAGTTCTTCTACTGCTTATCATTGTTTGTGCTGAAGTTTCGGTGGTCCTTACCTACATGCATCTCTGCGTTGAGGACTGGCGATGGTGGTGGAAGGCTTTCTTTGCTTCGGGTTCAGTTGCACTCTATGTGTTCCTATACTCCATCAATTACTTGGTGTTTGACCTACAGAGTTTGAGTGGTCCTGTGTCAGCTATTCTTTATCTTGGCTACTCAATGATCATGGCAATTGCAATCATGTTGTCTACAGGCACCATTGGCTTCATCACATCATTCTATTTTGTCCATCATCTTTTCTCATCTGTCAAGATCGATTAA